The window AATAATGCACATAGCCAAATCACAGTTCtgatgcttttttattttatatggggaacctctccaaggcagggcccttcggacccacccctacaaagtaaaccccggtcctgtgcaccgcaccctcggaagtttccctatacggaactggttaaatcgctggttTTTCACCAGAGGGTGTAgctcctagagattgtttgcacccaaggggatttgaaccttggacctagggggagcatacccacaagcccaaggcctttaccacttgagccaacccctaggggttcaAAACTCGAGTACATAAGGTGTATACCTTAAATCCAACAAATTATCAAAAGGAAAAGGGCAAGAAAATCCTGAAGGTTAGAACTAGAAAGGGTAACTTTCAGAATCGCATTAAAGTCAATGCatctatttaataaattaaacttttCACCATCGCAATTTGAACAGGACATAGCAAATTAACAAACGCCTAATTAATTACAAGGTCAAAAAAACTAATTCAAGTAGTTGGTTATAGAACTTAAACCATTAATTGACCACAAGCTTCGGCTCAAAGCGCAACTACTCCCCAGATAATGGGGTGTGCGTGAAAGTGATTCTAGATCAATTGGCTACATAtgcaaattacaaaagaaaacaaaaactttaaACCATTCAGTTGAATTAGAAGAATCCATGGCAACAattattatgagatttttttgataggtaatataaaaaaatatattatgaaattacaTGTTAAAACTTTTCACCATAGGAAAAAGGAATATATTTTCATCTACCTTTGAGGCTTTGCCCATGTTATGTTATATAAGGATGCAAGAAGCTTCAGTAGTGTAACCAATGCAAACAACTACCATACGTCTTATAAGCATCAATGGCATTATATGAATTTCCAGCATCCAAAGCAAATGGAACAAGTGTTCATGATTTTCtgcttttcttttcagtttcctagaatgtatttaggcgtttcttttgtatactccaTGTGCCTGTGTACATTGGgtttgcctatttcattcgtatcaataaaGTTCTTTttcacttattaaaaaaatccagcATCCAATACAATTAATAAAGTTCTTTttcacttattaaaaaaatccagcATCCAAAACAAATGAATGGCCAGTCTAGTGCCAAAAGTATCCAAAAAGAGACAtcttaacaaaacaaaataagactGTTAGTCCTCTAGTAAAACATGAAGACAAATTTAGTCCAATGAACTAGAAAACGTAAAGATAAAAGAAAGGGGGGGAAGGGGGattaagaagatgaaaaaagCAACTGTGATGGTATGCAAACCTGATGTGTCGAATCTACCACACCACCTTGCTCGATTTCCCCGAGTAGAATAGAAGCAATTTGCTCACCAACATATTCGGGAGGCATTAACtctttcttctcatcttcaatGTCACCTGTTTCTTCTTCCCGTGCATAAGCAATAGCAGTATCAGCTGAGATGAAGCAACCGGCATTAGTTTCCGCGACAAGTGAAATTCCATAACCAGGTGAGCTGCAATCAAACAATTTTTATCTAGATGAGCCAAACTACTAGCTTAATTAACATGAAAAATGCCACAATggcattaaaatatattgtcaaAGTAAACAACTAATGCCATCTACTTAAAAAGAAGACATACTTTCCAGCTTGTGTGCCTGCCTTGTGATCAGTAAAGATGTGAACATCAGGAATAAAGTGATTAAAAATTCCACGAGCAGCATGTATCATGGTATTTTCAAACTGGGAAGACACCCTGGTCGAGAAAGTAACTCCTCTGATCCTTTTGACCATTCCAACATCAGTCCAGGTGACCGCCTGCAAAGCAAATCATATAAGACAGCTGCAAAATAGATAACTACACACAGAAACACGAATCCTCACATTCAGACTTTGAACAACAGGAATTGTCAAAACAACTTCTCCACCTCCATGAGGAGGAGATCCACGACTctctatttttagatttaatccTTCTGAAGGAACTCCGAAACGCTTTAACAAGGGCAAGGTAGTAGACCGGAAAGAATCCACAGATGGATCCTTAGAATCGTTTGTAATACCTGAAAAGAACCAGCAtaaatcatattattactattattttttaagtatatgtCCATTTATTAATCACTCAGTATATGACCAATAGAGACATCTTTAAAATGCTCAAGGCCTCAACCTTACAACACATAATTATTAACCAAAAACTCAGAAAAAGAACCTTTTTTAACAAGTAAtcgaagattttattaaaaaacaaacatgggTACCTTTTAGCCTTATAGTGAGGGGTTTCTTTGCAAACAAACCAAGCAAAATCAGTGGCTCCAAGAAATAGCCAATGGACCGACTGACACCACAGTCATGGACAAGATGTCTCCCACCCATCACAATGCCGGGCTTGTACTTCAATTTGGTCCCTGCCACACATATCAAATCAACATCAACACATATTACctgtttcattatttattataccAGTCTCGATAAATATTGAATCACTTTGCAAAACACTTACCAGTTTCGTTAATTTCAATGACGCAATCATCAGAGACCTTCTCAAACAACCGAAGGAGGGAGACCTCATGTTGACGGAGGCCAGGCAGTGTATCGTCGGCACGGATATCCTCAATCAAAACAGGACTAGATGAGAGTGTGGCCAGCAAAAGCCTCTGCCTAAGGTTCTGGCTCCCCTTAAGCCTCTTGTATGTCGTCTTCCCcattctcctctctctctctcagcccaAAGTTCAGATCCACCTCTAATAATAAGTTCATGTTAGTTGTGCTTCTCCAGCTAATCAAATGAGCTTTTGAattaataaacataaataatcaaTTATCTATAAAATGATTACCCATATCACTATAACTCAGCCAGTTCAAACATTCTACCAAAACTCATTTCGATGTGTAACACCCTAACTTCgtagagatttttattttgctatttattattattattctattcggagttttaaagtaaaaatttaggtgaaattattattaggcTATTAATCCGCACCCATTGTTTGAGGTTTACCCTTTGAGTCTAGAATTGGACCCTGGGCCCATGAATTTTATATGAAGCCCGATTCAGGTTTATTGGAAAATATTGGATATCCCATGGACCTAGATACTTAAGCTTAGATGGCTATGGATTTTATTGGACCCAATAAGTCGATGAAAGCCCCAGTTAATTTTATCGAGCAAATGAACCCATATTTATTGGGTAATAAGCtcaagaaattatttaaaaaccCATACATATTTATTGGACAAGTTGTGCTTATTTTGGATCCAAGACCCGGCCCATTGGAATTGAGTACATGACTTTTCCCATGAAATATAGGCAAGTCCAAGAATTTAGCTGGGCCCATTTAATGGCACAACCTACAATTAAGCCCAATAAGATTTTCAAAAGCCCAGAATAGGCCTATGGATTTACCAGAAACCCATGAGGAAGCCCATGAGCCTTGGCCCAAATGAGAGACCCATCCCCACGTAAAGACCCGCCATGCACTATTCTCCTTCCCCTAGCTTGGGGCGACCGCAAGATGAGCCTTCAAATACTCGAACTCCGCGcttaaagatatatattttttatatgtaaaaatattatatatatcaataggagtaaccaagtacactgggcGTATACAAggaacacctagcccatactagAGAGCCCCTAACGACCAATAAGCCcgtgaaaattagaaatctatccaaaatacaccaagcccaaaTGGGAATAgaacacacctccccaaccccaaccccttacttaaagacatatatatatacatatatataataggataCATAGCTCCTCTGTTTTGCTCTCCAAGGTTGCAAACCACGCCGAAGCCACTGTGAGGATCCCACACACTACCATACGCACAGCTAACCGAAGTTCAGACTAACTCTTCTCCCTCCCCATTTCACCATTCGAGGCTGTCCCCtgccaaaaaaaacaaaaacaaaaacaaaaacctaatTGCCCTAGAGAAGACGAACGCAAAGAACAGCAAGCTGCTGGAAAAGGACCCACAACCAATGGGAACCGAGCTCTAGTTTGCCCCTGTTTGTTCAAACATGATCCTGCTCTTGACCGTCGCTGCCAGTCGTCAAACAGCTTGGTTCTCATTTCAACTGCTGGTCACGTCACAAACCACCCAGAAGTTGCAGACCAGACCTCCATCGTCAGACACGACCTATTAATGTTCAGGAACCATTGTACACCTCCATTCTGCTATCCATAGTTGCACCGCCTAAGCCATGGAACTAAGAGCCTCCTAGCATCACCAACTGCCctcagtttctctctctcccacctCCAAGTTCAGCCTGTCACTCTCCCTTTTAGTCCAGCCACATCTTCATGGTAACTCTCTTTCATGCTCTCTAAAAGAACCAGTTAAGTGCATGATGTTATAGGCTACCGGTGTTCTACCCCTTTAATGGAAAGGCAACTTGCATTGGGTGCTTTATTTGAACTTGTAGTCTTGTATTAGAAACACGGTAGTGGGCTATGTGGGTGGCACAGGTTTTATACTTAAACTAATTGATGGACACGTGGGTGGAATAGGTAACAACTAACAATTAAAATGGGTATGGATCAACGTCACAAGATTGGGTCATGACTAATAAGTGTTTTGAACGGTAGTGATTAACTATGAACAGATAGAGTTTGGCTTTACAGATATGATTTAATATCAAAAAAGCTTTGAACTTTTGCTTCTTTTCattgtataaatttatacaatCCTTTTGCAAAGTGGTCCGGTGTGGCAAGGTGTACCTAGGCTCTAAATTAGCCACCAGCTTGGCAAATGCCTCATGCTCCACATGCCTAAATGGCAATTCATACCAGATGAAATATTTGGCAATCATCACCCGAATTTTTTCAAGATGATATTTTCCTAATCCTTGAGGACTAGAACCTTTACCATCATCCATCCTAAACCTCAGACTTTGATGGTGTTTTATCCTTTCCAAGATTGTTTTCTCTAATGGCAGAGATTTCTGGTCAAGTCTCTTGCGTTAGAAATACATATGTGGTGTGACAAGGAAGAAATGCTATTTTTATAATGGCATGCAAGCCTCAAGCAATAATTGCATCGGGCTTTAGGGTCAATGGGATCAATAAGCTCAATCTTTTGAAAATGATCCCATACCATTAGATTGATTGCTAGAAGCTTTTTTTGGCTGTTTTTGCCTTTAGAGGGAGGAATGGTGTAGGGTTTTGGATATTCATCAAGGAAGGTATTAAAGGACTAGTGTTTTCCTCCAAATCCAATGAAAATTATGAGCAAAACCagaaccaccaccaccactggGTGTTGAACCACCAATACCACTAAAGCTATCTTccatctatttaaaaataataataataatagagagagagatagaaataGAGGAGAagccaattaaaaaaacaaactgaaACTACACACAAAGCATATTGGACAGTATAT is drawn from Juglans regia cultivar Chandler chromosome 5, Walnut 2.0, whole genome shotgun sequence and contains these coding sequences:
- the LOC108997819 gene encoding probable RNA 3'-terminal phosphate cyclase-like protein, whose translation is MGKTTYKRLKGSQNLRQRLLLATLSSSPVLIEDIRADDTLPGLRQHEVSLLRLFEKVSDDCVIEINETGTKLKYKPGIVMGGRHLVHDCGVSRSIGYFLEPLILLGLFAKKPLTIRLKGITNDSKDPSVDSFRSTTLPLLKRFGVPSEGLNLKIESRGSPPHGGGEVVLTIPVVQSLNAVTWTDVGMVKRIRGVTFSTRVSSQFENTMIHAARGIFNHFIPDVHIFTDHKAGTQAGNSPGYGISLVAETNAGCFISADTAIAYAREEETGDIEDEKKELMPPEYVGEQIASILLGEIEQGGVVDSTHQGLLFLLCALCPQDVSKVRSAKLSPYGIEMLRHIRDFLGVKFVIKPDPFTGTVILKCLGCGLKNLNRKVS